A stretch of DNA from Anopheles nili chromosome 2, idAnoNiliSN_F5_01, whole genome shotgun sequence:
ATTGGATCCGCCGCTTATATCGTGCCGGCgctgatttttgttgtttttggatCGGGTCAAGTGCAAAAATGGAATGAACCGATAAATTCACAACCAAATACGAACGTACCTGGTTAGACCTGATCATTCGTCAATCGTTAGACAGCGCTCTATTTCTTTCTATCTGAGCTACATTTCACTTACTTACTTTGGATAACTGTATCAAACTATTTACAATATGACGAAATCTTACCACATAACAAACAATTCAATAGATGAAAACTTGCAGAAGCAACGGAACTATCTTACTAGCAAAGTATTATATTGAgtgatatgaaaaatggaacgatACAGTAGTACAGAATTTTAATGCTAAAGTTTCGTACTAATAAGCTAGTGTAAGGAATAATTCTTTGTCATCAACGAAAAACGATAACCCTTGTTGAACTATAAATTCGGAGATCTGCGCAGGTACTTCTTCATACAATTTCTTATGAAAAACAGTAATCACACTATCTACCAATTGTAAATGCTTTGATAAttcaataattttaaaaatttgtaaATTGGTTCTTTGCATATAAACAATTATAATTAACCATAGGTAGGATAAATGTCACAAAAGTTGTATAGTTTTTCAATAATGTTATGCTGTTTTAGTCATTTGTGTCTCCGAGATAATGTTTCAACAAAGTAATTTTGGCTTGTTAGCAAAGCTCAGCCAAAAGCATAACATACCCCCGATTATCTGACATTGTTGTTTGTagtaaagaaagaaagaaaaatattataaaaatatAGTTTGCACACTTGTTAGGGGCTCAATAATCGAAAGCGTAGGATGTGCCACAAACGAATGATTTCAGTTTCAAATCACAACTgagcctcccccgtacgcaAGACAGACTATCCGGATACTTAAAAAGAGTTCAAGCTAAAGAAAAGCCTCAACAAGACATACCTTGACCGAACACCGGTTGTTGAGTcatttaaataacaaaaaaagatctaCACACAAGGTATACTTTAAATCATTATATTAATCACAAGGTGTATAAATAATCaagtttgaataaaaaaattaaaacgaagtTTGTGTGATGCACACAAACATCATGGTTTCTTTATCAAAAGAATGCATCCACATATTCAAAACATCATctcaaaatattcaattttagATAAAAGCTTATTTCAAGGTATTGAAACGTATAAACATTTATTATTGAACCACATGCTGTTCTCAAATGTGCCAACAGCAAACAGCTTTAAAGGTTAAAAATAAGAAATGCTTATTTTAATGCAAGGTTTTGCCATGGTGACCTAGCTGAAAAATGTTATTAGCTTTATTGTTTGCTTACTTATTTCAACCAAGCCCGAGGACACTTCAACTCTTTGAGGCAACGTTCTGCGATAGCTACGTGATTAATATAGACAACAGTTCATGTTTAAATGTTGGGTAAGCATAAATGAAGGATTTGCTTGTGATACTATCATGATAGACTCATTACATGATGTGACATACATCGCTACAATCGTTAGTTTGAAACGCttacgaatgaaaaataaaagaatgtGCGTAAATGCTTCATAAAGCTACAAAATAAACAAGGTGGTTCTAAATGGAAAGATAATCTGCTTCATTTGCTTGCAGTTGCAGCTCACCTAAACAGACCGATACAATCACTGGGTTGTTTAAGCGACAAGCAAGTTCGACAACATATTTGTAACCGTTTTTTACACGAACCACAGTCTGCTAAGCGTTACATACTTATCACGAGGCTTAACGTAATTTGAGCTATTTGTAAGATCATTCAGGAATACATTTTTTGCTGGTCTCGTGAAAGATGTAGCCATGAGCGCAGCTGAACTTGTTTTCGTCACACATCGGGCTGAAAGAAAGGAATTTATCATTAAACATGTTATGGAATTTAAACTGTTGCATAAATGTTTACGACGTATACGTACAGGCCACGTTTGCACAGATAATATGATCGTCTATCGAGAGGATCTTGAAGAATTCCATCCTGTGGGCAAATGTTCACTTTAAACGGTGCAAATGACAGCACTGGTTGAGTACCAACGGCTGTTCCTTGAATTTGAATACCAGAAGCAGGCAATGCGTACGAGTGTTCCGAGTACAATTGGGCTTGCGCACTGGATGGTGGTGTTGTCAAGGGATAGGGAGTGGTTGCTTTAAATCCATCCGCGCTACCGGTTGCTGCTACTTTCACACACGGTTTACAGGCATGAAAGAATGGAGGAGGATTGAACAATGCTGGAGCCATTGTGTAGAATTGCATCGTTGATGGTGTGGTAGTTGTTGTTGTAGTAGTCGTTGTCGGTGCGTGCGCAGTGGCAAAAATTCTGATACCAGTTGGTTTACAAGGATAATGTGCGTGGTGTTCGTTACCAGATGTCATTGTTGCACAATTTGTGCACATTTCTGCAGCTGTGCAAGCTTTACAGCATGAGCTTGATGTATCCATAAATGGATGAATATTAGATTGTTCTGAGAACAATTCGCAGGTTTTTGAGGACCTTTCCGGTACATTTTCAGAATAAAGTTCCGCTGTTAAAGGATTTGGTTGCGGTGTTGTGTTTATATTCAGCACGTACTCCAAATCGCTGGTTTGCATGGACGGTGTTTCAACACATTTTCTTATATCGACTTGCGGTTCTGTATAATGAGGGAAGAAAAGATCCTCAAATTGTTCATCCGACATTGATTCTATGGATTCATTCCATTGTTCTACTGAAGCAAATGAATTGACCggataattttcattcaactgtACGGaggattttgtttcgttagTAGTCGAATCCATTGGTGCAGGCATTTGTCGAGCGATGTTTGTCGGAAGATAAAAATCATCATTTACGTTCGATAATTCTTGTACAGGGGGATGGATCGCTTCACCTTCGACGTAAACGACCATTGGCTTGTTGCTGTTTATAGCAGAATTGTAGTTTCGGGAATCATATTGCGATAATGGCATGGGGTGTGACTCATAGTGATAAATGTGAGAGTCCGTTATGACTGACGGTGGAAGGTATTGTGATTCAAGGGCTGCCATCACGATAGCTGTCAGAGGATACTGTCCATCACCACAAATATTAATGGGGTCATCTTCATCGTAGTAGAACACAGCTAATCCCCCAAGCCCTTGCTGAACGACGAAACACACTTTCTCTTTGATAGATTTTTCGTTCTCGTACGAGTACCATGAAAGATCACGGAATGCATAAGGGCTTTTTACGTTACTGTTCCAAATCTCCAATGAACCGCTGTATAGTTTCCGACAAATCTTGTAATACGGACGAATTTTCAACTGCAACGCTGGAGTTCCTACACGATATTCGTTCTGTATGTACAATTTATATGTGAGTGTCATTGTTTGGATAACGATGACAATTTTATCACAACTCAACCCAGCCATTTTCCAACGATCCACGTGATAATCCTAAgtagaaaataaatccaaaaGCACGTACTATAAGCACATTCATCGTTAGATGAACTGATAACTAGTTAACACTTACGATACTGTTGGACGATCCGGGATTACACGAGTATAACGGAGCAATGAAAGATGTTTTGCGTAGCTTGCGAAACTCAGTTGTGCTCAAAATAACATAATCCGCATATTTGTCCAATTTTTCCACCGGATAATTCACTTCAATTACTGATGGTCGGCTAGGTACTGTTACAgttaaaatcaaaccattACGATCGCAAGCATTCCTCATATCCTTCATAAGACGGACATATTGATCCtacaaaaatgaaacgtatTAAGTACTCTGAATCCATTCTTCTCATCAGCTAATTTATCATACCCTCTCCTGTGGCGCTGGGTAAAGCCATGCTAGATCGATTCCATGGAATTCGTGAGCTAAAGTAAACTCCACCAAGTTGTCAACAAATGTCGCTCGACGTTGATCATCGCATGataagaaagcaaaaagctcCGATGGTACGACGGTTCCTCCGAAAGATGCTATTATTTTCAACCCGGAGTTCCTCTTAGTGACAGCTTTTGAGAAAAGAGATAAACACGAGCGGAGGCACGTGTAAAATTTCACATTTTGCAATAGCATTCAACCGACAACGCAACTCACTGTTACCATTGAAAAACGGAAGCGGAACACCATCAGGACTTATCAGGATGTCAGTTACGATCAAATATCCACACTTTATATTATCGACTTTAGTCAAGCAAAAATTTGAGCTTTTCACAGTAAGAAACAGAGCCGTTTGCTTAGGATTAGCGCAATCTATACCACTGAACGCTAGGAACGCCATGCATAGCACCATTGACAGGATAGAGCGTAGAAATCGTCCATTTGGCTCCATCGCTTGCCTTATGCTATTCCTTGTCTTTTTCCCTATTTATGATTGCACTCAGGTGTACTTGACTTCACCCTATAGCTAAACCGTATGAAACTGAACTAAAATGGCCTCACGGTTTTGCAGAGGTTTTTATAAACCGCATGCCACCTCTCAGACGTACTGTCTCAGTGTCGGACCGTGTGCGTTAGTTCCAAAACTTTCCAACAACGAGAGCGTTACTCTCATCAGCGCTATATGACACTTTCTTCGtcttttctttattatttgtGGTCTTAAAGGCACGCATTTTAGCGTACAAAAAAGTACACACTGGCCTGAGCGCTTAAAACATCCCGTCCTTCTTCTAACCCCTTCCGACCGAATACACCTGGAAGGCGAACGGAACGTGCATTTAAGGTTTTAGGCGTTCCACACCCGTCTCCTTGATACACTAGCAAAACCCGCTATGACGGAAAGCACTTCCGAGAAGTTTCATCGTTTTTAAACTTTTGCGCAAATTTTTACACGCATGCGCATGCGCttgtataaaaaagcatcTTTTACCTAACAACACGGACTCCGATAAGTTATATGTGAagcattcaaaataaaacatgcagAATCAGCATACCAACTCACCAGCTAAACCATTTTTCAGATTATCATTGTCAATccctgactatccagctacatGAAAATTTCAAGTCATAGAAGGCCTTTACAAGacaggccttgaccgtacattgcttgttgagccatttaagaagaagaaaaagaagaagaagaaaagaagaaaaccaaCTCCACCAATAATTTTGTGTGGATTACTATCCTTAATACATCAGATCCTGTCTTGCGTGTATTGCTTTCGCGTGTAGTTCAAAAATTAGTGATGACCATTCCATACCAAGCATCgtacaatttttattcaattatacGCTAGAACATCTATCATGCCTAGctgatgaaacaaataaaaaactaattaaaaaCCGCGTTCAAAGTGACTCAGGTTCAAgtgcataaatattttctGTCTTGGTTTCACGGCGaaatacaaaagcaaaactaTAACACCAACCTACATATACTTAGTCTAGATTTGGTACCAAGCATTCTTCCGTGTTATTTCAACAAccagttgtttgtttttgaaaggCATTTAAACATGTAATATGACTTTGCAACATTCCAATGCTAGATAAAAGATAATATGTCATATTGCTCACTTTATTTGTGTGATAATAATCCATAATagaatgcttctttttattttaagctCATTTaaaagttatttaaatttgaCTGTCACCGATCCTAGTGTAATAAAAACCGTTGGAGGGGATGAAGAAAGTATTCCttacaataaaacaaataagagTGTACACGACGGTGTACTATTGAAAGAGATTGGGAGTtagttgaaaataaatgaacgcaAATAGTTTTTCAACCACATTATCAGACATTTTAGACCAGGTTGTGCGTTCTCCTCTTCTAcccatcgtttttcttttttcacttatACGTGGAGTATTTCCCACATCCTTTTTACCTGACAATATTGATCATAACATACGAGGTATTATGTGCATGTATTCACGAATTCTCGCACCTTTCGTAATTGGTGTAAATGTTGTTCTAcagctaaaataaaaaacataccTTCATGTCTTATTGTCCAGCGATACAATCCAAATAGTTAGAATGAGGGCCTAAACACACGTTAGCCTACGCATTTAGGATTATTAGTTGGTTGGGCAATGAAAAAACTTGGTTATAATATGCAAAATTTAGAATTGTGTACTGTTATGACTGTTAGTACATACGCACATAGCACAAAGTTGGTAAGCACAATGATTATGAATTAATTGCTGAAATGGTGAAATTGAATGTATGTACGCCACAAGCtatgcaataaaaaataaatatttcttaTCTGGTAACTGTTATACCGTAGCACAGAACTACGATGCAAACACCGGCATTCAAGTTAACCGTCATTATTGCTATAGAGTTTTacttaaatgaataaattcatatttttaaCATGAAAATTGATCAATGTAGGGTAAATATTATacttttttgcattaaatatCATTAACAGTTGCTAAGCGCATGATAGTGTTTCgctatttattattatcaaGACATAGCACGTTGGGCAATTACCGAATATAAAAgtcataaaacaaatttaagatttttgaaaaattgttattATATTCTGAAACtaaagggttaaacttagttaacCCCGAAATATAACTATGGTTTTAAGTCCAATATTCGCAGAGCAACACTCTTTCACAgtcaaaaatgtttgaaaaaattgaaaattttcatttttttcctttttactaAACATTACAGACTTGAAATTTTTATCACTTTGGATAGgatattgaatttttattgttataaattttattgttataaataaatattatttttttgaagAATACATCATTGAAAAACGTAAATGTATGAAAAGTCCCATGTAGaatcatgtttctttttataaaagatgattttttgtaTAAAGCTTAAAAAGTCTTCAAGCAATAATATAGCAAGtacaatgatttatttttcatttaattacaAAATCTGCTACCACCTTGCGCCAGCCCACATgagtatgatttttttctgagaCGCGCTACAGAGTTCAATGATCATATCGGGTGGTTTTGAGGTAATGATGTGGcatgagaaatgaaaattctaacggtaatttgaattaaatttctaTTAATATGGCACTTTTTGATACCGTTTTTTAACTACGACATTATTAATGTTTGTCTCAGGCTGGCataatttgttttacattaCACATTTATGGTGTAAAATAACAGGAATAGAACAAGTTGTTTGCAACTATCCTAAAATCGGTAAATATGGTAAATGTTATGataaatgcttttttgttgattcgagagtgtgttttgattGATCAAATAAGGTTTTTATTTGGTGGGCTTTTATATCATTTTTATATGTAATGTAAAATTAGCAATGGTTATAGCTCCGGTCAATTCCGCTGAACCGGAGACAAATACCATATCACACAAATGACAGTTTTTCAAATGGATCGAATAAAATAGTAAGTTATAACGAAACTATAACAATGCTAGGTGACTTTAATATAAGTTTTGCATCAGATTATAATACTACTAGATGCGTATAAAACTGTAATGGTATAGAAAATTGCACCTAAATTCATATTTGTATCGCACGCTGATGCGCGATATATATGTTTTGAACTGTATGTTTAGAATATTTCTCTATTGATATGAAACgctttgataaaaataatattagtgATCAAATAGCGATCAAAAGCTCCATTTCATATTACACACCGGTTCAAGACCACCCGGTTTGGTTGTTTAATATCGAAgcgtttcaaaaaaaaattattgacTCCCTTTCGCATGGTCATAGCCTCGTTTCCGTATAGGGGTAGCTAATACGTTGCTACTTCTTGTATGAATTCAGTTGATGCGGACATTTCAACTTCAAGTTAAGTTAGACAACATATGTAATTATTTCAATATTCCTAACAGGAGTTGCATGCCTCCATCCCTTTGGACTCTGTACAATACGTCCGCGACGTACAGAACGGTAACTTGTCGTCTAAATATCCAAGCTTGGGTACACGGGGAAACCCtcccccttgggcggatggtcgacaaGGCTGGGGTATTGAACAATACTCACAATTGATTGGATTGGAGATCGACAATTGAGAGGGGGATTGGACTGCTACTTGCTAGTAGAGTTAGCAGCACCGAGATCGtgaagtgatctatatcgaaaccggtacaagacacttcagactagacagtttcccttcagcaatattgaattcaagagagtcaagatcgtgtgcaccccaacggaagccatcagagtcaatatcatgtgcaccccaacggaagacgacgagactgtctcatcagcaacgtacgcaccacacggatgttagggctatcgcgagcggaaattctaagaacagacaggatcgaacgcgatcaaaccttatcaagacttccatataaacgaagatcagagacaggccgagttgagttcgatagtgaggttcagctaggacggacgtgttgtccaaaccgagaaaaataaataaaattattttttatctgaatcgagctatcgttttccataactgtAGTTCATCCACGAGCGTCTGTTCTTCATGTTAGGAGCGGCTcgaaccagcgtctgttcccCATGTCAGGAGCAGCTGTTAACTCTGTCTTGGAGCTAGGATGCGTTGTTGCACCGACGAGATAGGAGGCggggggagaggccttgcaagccacccccTGTACTATTGCAACGAATAGTCATCAATCAGAATACTCGATATGGACCAATCATGAAAGATcccgcaacggaaaaaggactacGATTGGAAACTCGGTACATGGAACTGCAAGTCTCTTACTTCTCCTGGGAGTACCAAAATTCTAGCAGAGGAAGTGAGAGCCCGCGGCTTCGAGatagtagcacttcaagaggtccgctggaagggagtctcggagcgccAGTACAATAGCAATTGCATGATCTACCAGAGTGGTGGAGACAACCACGAGctcggtacggcgttccttgtTATGGTTGCTATTAGAAAACGTGTGATCAGTtggtggccgatcaatgaCAGGATGCGAAGGTTAAGGAcgtttcttcaacctgagTTTCAACCTGAGGACGTGGAcgtttcttcaacctgagTATAAGGACGCTTTCTATACGCAGCTTgagagggagtacgatcgctgcccacaacatgATGTAAAGATCGTCATCGGAGACCTCAATGCTCAGGTCAAGCGAGAGAAGGCCTataaaccaacgattggaagctttagtgtccaccagttaaccaacgacaacggcctCCGGTTCATAAACTTCGCATCTCCGAGACACATGAACATCCGTAtcaccttcttccagcacaaacctcgattcagctacacctggaggtCACCAGAACAGACGTATTCCCAAATAGACCACGTTCTAATAGACGTACAGGGGCgcaaacgtcgactcggaccacttcctggtcATGGTCAAATACCCTTTGTTGTCGAGGGCTACGCGTCAGCGCTTGGGGAAGCGCTACCGGACAATAACGCGACCGCCACAATGTCCCTCGACGCCCACTGGCGTATAGTGGAGCGAGCAATCAgcagcacagccgagcagacactaTGCTATAATCCACGAGGCCAGAAGAAggagtggtttgatgacgagtgCAGGCGGGCACTATCCGCCAAACCCGTCAGAACGTGGAACACTACAAACGACTGAGAACGCAGCAAACCCGGATCTTCGAGagcaagaagcgtcgcttcgAGGAGTCGGACGAACAACTCATGGAACAGCTATCTCAGtcggggaaatctcgccagtcctataagatgttgaagaagacaCAAGGCGGCTGCACGCCAAACGTCGCAATGTGTCGAGACGAGGAGAGCAACATTCTtacgaacgagcgagaggtgatcgaaaggtggaagtgctacttcaacgggcacctgaacggagcggaattaggggagtccagcagcagtgcaagcagaatcgaACAGCACATTCGCCGGGAGGCAGATGACGATGTGCTCCCACCAACTTTGGATGAAGTCACtagcaccatcaagcagctgaaacataacaaagcagcTGGTAATGATGTTCTGGTGGCAGAACTATACAAGGTGGGTTCGGTTGAGCTTGCCGTCAATATGCACCAGCTAAATGTGAAGATCTGGGAGCAGGAAAGGATACCGGAGGACTGGAAGCTGGAGGTGTACAAGaagggtgacagaatggactgtgccctctttcgagccatcacagtctttaatgctgcctacaaaatcCTATCCCAGATACTCTTCTGCTTGATACTCGCTAAAGATTTCGTCGGAAGCTACCAAGTTGGGTTTGTTGAAGGCAAATTCCCCACCGACCAGATTttcactctacggcagatcctccagaagtgccgagagcaccagatccagacgcatcaCCTCTTCATCGACTTGAAGGCGGCCTACGATACCATAGATCGGACtgagctatggaacaccatgcagcagtacggattccctgggaagctggtacggctgttaagggccaccttggatggggtgCAGTGCAAAGTGAGGATTTCGAACATGCtgtcggatccgttcgaatctcaccggggtctgaggcaaggtgatgggctctcctgtctcttattcaacatcgctctcgaaggtgtcatgagaagcgcggacttcgacatccgtggcacgattttcacccggTCCCTCCAATTCCTAGGCTTTGCGgatgacatcgacatcatcgggcggaacactaggacggtgtgcgaggcgtacacccgactaaaacgcgaggccgcaagaattggactaatgatcaatgctacaaaaacaaaatacctgCTCGTCGGGGGCTCTGACAGTGACAGAGCCAGGCTGGGGAGCAGTGTATCAGTGGACGGCGACGAACTTAAGATAGTAGAGGAGTTTTGCTACCTCGGCACTGTCGTAACTCCGGATAACAACGTAAGTTGCGAAATCCGGAGGCGCATTGTTCTGGGGAATCGAAGGTGCTTACCAGCGAACCGTCCGGCACAAAACGACTAGGAGCTCagcgtgctcggtggatggacAAAGTGCAGTAGAACCTGCGGGGCATCGGATGTAACCGGGGATGGAGAGCTGCAGCCATTGACCGAGCTACCTAGAAAGCGATTGGTGACCAGGCCATGTCACTAAGACGTGCTCAATCTTGAGCAGgccagcaaagaagaagaagaagaagaagaaaaggaggTTTATGGAAGctccacttttttttattggtgtAGTTGAATCTACGATACTCTATATATAGAGCACGAAAAGCTTACATGCcaatttttattcgattttccaAAGAAATAAATGTTTGTATGGAAACAACAaccctccctcctcccccccatCCTGTTTATCACCACTAAAAGAACAGAATTGTCctctttatatatattatgtaataaaatttgagTAAAATTCGAATACATCTGTATATCCAAATAAATATTACGCGATGACAGGATGAACCAATGTCCCCATTTTGTCCAAGCCGGGAAGCTTATTCTTCAATagatattgtatagagagtagAACGAAACgcgtatggaaaattttgGTCAAACCACATATCTTTTGTATTTACCACAAATAATAACattcttatatatatatatatatatatatatatatatatatatatatatatatatatatatatatatatatatatacatatatatatatatatatatatatatatatatatatatatttatttatatctatatatatacttaaatatatatatatatatatatatatatatatatatatatatatatatatatatatatatatatatatatatatatatatatatatatatactatatatatatatatatatatatatatatatatatatatatatatatatatatatatatatctatatatttacttaaatatatatatatatatatatatatatatatatatatatatatatatatatatatatatatatatatataagtatatatatatatatatatatatatatatatatatatatatatatatatatatatatatatatatatatatatatatatattcacatatatataaatacgtGGGCGTTTCTTCCACCTGAGTATTATTAATATGCACAGCCCGCACCTTGGGAGCTGTCCACAACATGATGTAAAGTTCGTCATCGGAGACCTCAATGCTCAGGTCGGGCGAAAGGAGAACTATAAACCAACGATTGAAAGCATTAGTGTTAACCAGCTAATCCTCACTTCCTGTGAATGTACAAAAAACGCTCAGCAAtacaaaagatttttttattcatttaaacGAGAGACTTTTACATCACGAAGCGTAAAGGAATGGCCGTTTccggaataaaagaaaatcacaaaaatgcaatgccGTCAACaagcagttcagtttcctttATCTCTTCTCTCTTCACCCATTGGTTAAGACACTAAACTGTAAGAAGCATAGAATATgattgaagaaaacaaaattaaatttagtttATAGAGAGTAATGATTATGAAtacggaatggcgttttgaaaaagAAGCTGCAAAACaggtggaaaataataaaaaaatggacaaTTATTTCCAGGCAGCCTAAATGATGAATTAAGAGTAAGCGGAAGAAAACttgaaagattttgaacgacATGCATGCTAAGGATGGACCAACGTGTTACTTTTCTTTACTGCTGAGTAGAGGGATggatatgacggatccaagaaaaattaTAAAGGATCCAAAGCATGTTTCGAAAGGGGGAAGAGGAAAACACCTGGCACAAACAATAGCTTTAAGCTATTTCATGACGCGAAAGAGGCCAAAGACTAGTCAGAAAGATCTTGGCAAGATCGgatttatcaaacaaaacgaaaaatatataGAGAAATGGCAGTTGCGGAcacaagagaagagaagattTGATAGAAAATTCTTTCCATGATAGTTTTAAATGACTGAAAGAgtagatttgttgaaaaaagagTTCAGGATGGTTCGAAAAAGCATAGTATAGTCATTTGTGTTTCAAAAgtaacagagaaagatgaattaaacgaaataatataacttcaaagacgaagctaggaattgagcaaaaacaacaaatactaagaaatgaaaagaaaaacgataaGATACATCGCAGTTTGAATTACAAGAGCATTCGAAAAAGGCACCACAATATTCTTTTAAACAATGTCGACCCGAATGGAATcaggtttatcagctagtaaataataataagaacGTTCCAGTTCTCATATACGCCTGTGAGATACCGACTGTTCCTGCATCGCAATCGTTTTAGCGTCGGAAGATTTTAAAAGATACTTTTGGACTTGAAAGATTGGTCAAGAGGTTCATATTATCCCGTGTGCCCAAGGTTGGATATACGGTGGATATATGTTTTCTATCTATGGCACATTACCCACCCCAAACCCCATTCGAGTATCACAGTTTTCAGCTTCACTCACAACTGTTATAcgtcttatttttttaaatatttaattaattaatgaagAATGTTCATGTCCAACATACTATACATTGTGATTCACAAGAAGGAGTGTTGTACATTGTGACGTTCATTGATCAGGGCTATTGCAATCCCTAaaactatttttcttttatagtCAACTGtataatattttttccacTAAGATCATCTGCTTGATCTTTGCCTGGTTAAAACCTTCAAGTAATATATGCCAATACCTATACAATACAACAAGGCCATCTAGTTCAATGATTTCATATTATGTTACGATTGGTTTTAGCCACCACGCATCTGTACAAAACACATTACTACTCGCATTCCCTCCGCCATCTCTTTCCCATCTAAACCATCATATGTAGTT
This window harbors:
- the LOC128725107 gene encoding oviduct-specific glycoprotein-like, producing the protein MAFLAFSGIDCANPKQTALFLTVKSSNFCLTKVDNIKCGYLIVTDILISPDGVPLPFFNGNTVTKRNSGLKIIASFGGTVVPSELFAFLSCDDQRRATFVDNLVEFTLAHEFHGIDLAWLYPAPQERDQYVRLMKDMRNACDRNGLILTVTVPSRPSVIEVNYPVEKLDKYADYVILSTTEFRKLRKTSFIAPLYSCNPGSSNSIDYHVDRWKMAGLSCDKIVIVIQTMTLTYKLYIQNEYRVGTPALQLKIRPYYKICRKLYSGSLEIWNSNVKSPYAFRDLSWYSYENEKSIKEKVCFVVQQGLGGLAVFYYDEDDPINICGDGQYPLTAIVMAALESQYLPPSVITDSHIYHYESHPMPLSQYDSRNYNSAINSNKPMVVYVEGEAIHPPVQELSNVNDDFYLPTNIARQMPAPMDSTTNETKSSVQLNENYPVNSFASVEQWNESIESMSDEQFEDLFFPHYTEPQVDIRKCVETPSMQTSDLEYVLNINTTPQPNPLTAELYSENVPERSSKTCELFSEQSNIHPFMDTSSSCCKACTAAEMCTNCATMTSGNEHHAHYPCKPTGIRIFATAHAPTTTTTTTTTTPSTMQFYTMAPALFNPPPFFHACKPCVKVAATGSADGFKATTPYPLTTPPSSAQAQLYSEHSYALPASGIQIQGTAVGTQPVLSFAPFKVNICPQDGILQDPLDRRSYYLCKRGLPMCDENKFSCAHGYIFHETSKKCIPE